A stretch of Henckelia pumila isolate YLH828 chromosome 4, ASM3356847v2, whole genome shotgun sequence DNA encodes these proteins:
- the LOC140865741 gene encoding U11/U12 small nuclear ribonucleoprotein 59 kDa protein, producing MNPMNPFGQVPFNLGPPPWVPPVPAPPPLPPALPPFPPPSASFWTSANVGSRLKEVQDSLNLAKALKKELEMMVLLKEKEGLVEGEDRRNVNLSVDGFSKFMNDNRVEVEFQESMSLNATNAIMSKLRFQLEPFRVATDKNSPWEEKSSVERLANNIMKYKRNKLWRKRKRRRTADHKAKESERFDQIDKEADEWRARQIAKDIAQRKVEKMKEIAKLKAKEEKKRLESELEMVLIVEKLQELRSIRIQKLKKQGHFLPEEDDKFLERVKAAVEEEERQAMAAADTDAAKDAIATAEESRKHIQSHAPDSEEHEHNHAGGRENQDQNNESGNNSVPKPDAKKESSHGSKEPGSGSAYDSVANLPLEFYHYYHGSNTDMGTLIEVRRTWDAYIRPGGSRIPGHWVQPPPPADEIWASYLINRVDS from the exons ATGAATCCGATGAATCCATTCGGTCAGGTTCCTTTCAATTTGGGTCCTCCGCCTTGGGTCCCGCCTGTGCCGGCGCCTCCTCCCTTGCCGCCTGCGCTGCCTCCTTTTCCACCTCCGTCGGCTTCCTTCTGGACATCCGCCAATGTTGGGAGCCGTCTCAAGGAAGTTCAGGATTCCTTGAATCTCGCCAAAGCATT GAAAAAAGAGTTGGAAATGATGGTTTTGTTGAAAGAGAAGGAAGGACTTGTCGAAGGTGAAGATAGAAGGAATGTTAACTTGTCAGTTGATGGGTTTTCTAAATTTATGAACGATAATCGCGTTGAAGTTGAGTTCCAAGAATCTATGTCATTGAATGCCACAAATGCCATAATGTCGAAACTGAGATTTCAGCTGGAGCCATTCAGGGTTGCCACTGACAAGAACAGTCCATGGGAAGAAAAATCTTCTGTTGAAAGGTTAGCAAATAACATAATGAAGTACAAGAGAAATAAACTTTGGCGGAAAAGGAAGAGAAGGAGAACAGCCGATCACAAAGCCAAG GAGAGCGAGAGATTTGATCAGATAGATAAAGAAGCTGATGAATGGAGGGCCAGACAGATTGCCAAAGATATAGCACAGCGCAAG GTAGAAAAGATGAAGGAAATAGCCAAGCTTAAGGCAAAGGAGGAGAAAAAGAGGCTGGAATCTGAG CTTGAGATGGTGTTGATTGTTGAGAAGCTACAGGAATTGCGTTCTATCAGGATACAGAAATTGAAAAAGCAAG GTCATTTTCTTCCCGAAGAGGATGACAAGTTTCTTGAAAGAGTGAAAGCTGCTGTTGAGGAAGAGGAGCGTCAAGCAATGGCTGCAGCAGACACAGATGCTGCTAAAGATGCCATAGCTACTGCCGAGGAATCAAGAAAACATATCCAGAGTCATGCACCAGACTCAGAAGAACACGAACATAACCATGCTGGAGGTAGGGAAAATCAAGACCAGAACAATGAGAGCGGAAACAACTCAGTTCCAAAGCCTGATGCTAAGAAGGAATCAAGTCATGGATCAAAAGAACCTGGTTCTGGCAGTGCCTATGATTCTGTTGCTAATTTGCCGTTGGAATTTTACCATTACTATCATGGCAGCAATACTGATATGGGCACACTTATTGAG GTAAGAAGAACGTGGGATGCATATATAAGGCCTGGAGGAAG CCGTATACCGGGGCATTGGGTTCAACCTCCACCTCCAGCAGACGAGATATGGGCATCCTACCTGATAAACAGAGTAGATTCTTGA